The following are encoded together in the Deinococcus soli (ex Cha et al. 2016) genome:
- the argJ gene encoding bifunctional glutamate N-acetyltransferase/amino-acid acetyltransferase ArgJ, giving the protein MSLTFPTGFTAAAMAAGIKPSGKTDLSGVTSSTDCTWAFAGTRSTTAAACVTRNRDLYAQGAPIRALLVNAGNANAATGTRGAHDNADMADAFGSVLNVQPDAVLTASTGIIGHLLPMDKVLSGIEHLPDELGSGADAFASAIMTTDTRPKTASATLSSGARIVGTAKGSGMIHPDMATMFAFAFTDAQIDQTALREAFPAIVNRTFNAVTVDGDTSTNDMAVVLCNGQAGVADLTEFLTALEGVMRDLARQIAADGEGATKLLTVQVSGARTEAEALAAARTCCVSPLLKSAVHGNDPNWGRVIMAVGRSGAGVNIEKLRVTVQGHPVFQGKPLPYDDAQVSASMKAEEVVFTIDLGVGDARGEAWGCDLSAEYVSINADYTT; this is encoded by the coding sequence ATGAGCCTTACCTTCCCCACTGGCTTCACTGCCGCCGCCATGGCCGCCGGGATCAAACCCAGCGGCAAGACCGACCTGAGCGGCGTCACCAGCAGCACTGACTGCACCTGGGCGTTCGCGGGCACGCGCAGCACCACCGCCGCCGCGTGCGTCACCCGCAACCGCGACCTGTACGCGCAGGGCGCCCCCATCCGTGCCCTGCTCGTGAACGCCGGGAACGCCAACGCCGCCACCGGCACCCGCGGCGCTCATGACAACGCCGACATGGCCGACGCGTTCGGCAGCGTCCTGAACGTGCAGCCCGACGCGGTCCTGACCGCCAGTACCGGCATCATTGGGCACCTGCTGCCCATGGACAAGGTCCTCAGCGGCATCGAGCACCTGCCCGACGAACTCGGCAGCGGCGCGGACGCCTTCGCCAGCGCCATCATGACCACCGACACCCGCCCCAAGACCGCGTCAGCCACCCTGAGCAGCGGCGCGCGGATCGTCGGCACCGCCAAGGGCAGCGGCATGATCCACCCCGACATGGCCACCATGTTCGCCTTCGCGTTCACCGATGCCCAGATCGACCAGACGGCGCTGCGCGAGGCGTTCCCCGCCATCGTCAACCGGACCTTCAACGCCGTCACCGTCGACGGCGACACCAGCACCAACGACATGGCTGTCGTCCTGTGCAACGGACAGGCCGGGGTCGCCGACCTCACCGAATTCCTGACCGCGCTCGAAGGCGTCATGCGCGACCTCGCCCGGCAGATCGCCGCCGACGGCGAGGGCGCCACCAAACTCCTGACCGTGCAGGTCAGCGGCGCCCGCACCGAAGCCGAGGCGCTGGCCGCCGCCCGCACCTGCTGCGTCAGCCCTCTGCTGAAAAGCGCCGTGCACGGCAACGACCCCAACTGGGGCCGCGTCATCATGGCCGTCGGCCGCAGCGGCGCGGGCGTGAACATCGAGAAACTCCGCGTCACCGTGCAAGGCCATCCGGTCTTCCAGGGCAAGCCCCTTCCGTACGACGACGCGCAGGTCAGCGCCAGCATGAAAGCCGAGGAGGTCGTCTTCACCATCGATCTCGGCGTCGGCGACGCGCGCGGCGAGGCCTGGGGCTGCGACCTCAGCGCCGAATACGTCAGCATCAACGCCGACTACACGACCTGA
- the deoD gene encoding purine-nucleoside phosphorylase gives MSIHLNAEPGQIAETVLLPGDPLRAKHIAETFLTDPVLHNTVRGMHGYTGTYKGKRVSVQGTGMGIASSMIYVSELITQYGCKNLIRVGTAGSYQADVHVRDIVLAQAACTDSNINNIRFGAKNFAPIADFDLLMRAYQIARERGHATHVGNIMSSDTFYHDDFDQYKIWADFGVLAVEMEAAGLYTLAAKHGVKALTVLTISDHLVTREETTAEERQLTFNAMIEIALDAALGE, from the coding sequence ATGAGTATTCACCTGAACGCCGAACCCGGCCAGATTGCCGAAACCGTCCTGCTGCCCGGCGACCCGCTGCGCGCCAAGCACATCGCCGAGACCTTCCTGACCGACCCGGTGCTGCACAACACCGTGCGCGGCATGCACGGCTACACCGGCACGTACAAGGGCAAGCGGGTCAGCGTGCAGGGCACCGGCATGGGCATCGCCAGCTCGATGATCTACGTCAGCGAACTGATCACGCAGTACGGCTGCAAGAACCTCATCCGCGTCGGCACGGCCGGCAGCTATCAGGCGGACGTGCACGTGCGGGACATCGTGCTGGCGCAGGCGGCCTGCACGGACAGCAACATCAACAACATCCGCTTCGGCGCGAAGAACTTCGCTCCCATCGCCGACTTCGACCTGCTGATGCGCGCCTACCAGATCGCCCGCGAGCGCGGCCACGCCACGCACGTCGGCAACATCATGAGCAGCGACACCTTCTACCACGACGATTTCGACCAGTACAAGATCTGGGCGGACTTCGGCGTGCTCGCCGTCGAGATGGAGGCCGCCGGGCTGTACACCCTGGCCGCCAAGCACGGCGTGAAGGCCCTGACCGTCCTGACCATCAGCGACCACCTCGTCACGCGCGAGGAGACCACCGCCGAGGAACGTCAGCTGACCTTCAACGCCATGATCGAGATCGCGCTCGACGCCGCGCTGGGCGAGTAA
- a CDS encoding glycosyltransferase family 4 protein gives MNIPLGEAVPDVGTRADPVVAPTLPVLRLAVLTDAPRVAGSELWLLYVLPRLLPGGVRPTVFLRVGESLDRLAAQFGEAGIPVRRYADLTGLPDLTRDFDLRLLQAWDPGTYLRLLPGLSAPTLVVSHDQLDYHYAPPLRALYRETYRLTKAIPLRRAGHLLTVSRWGAAFLRGPMGLRDTTFVTNGVDPGQFRPATPEDRAALRESLGFTRFTVLIPGRFTPEKNQWASVRAARHAPDLDFVFVGDMDSSVGTLAQAYAKRLGLRNVRFLGRRWDMPELYRAADALLQPTLAENQSLVTLEAMSSGLPVVTTDIPAQAELVQDGVTGLTVPAQPDVLARALRALAAHPERTAAFGRAARQFVLDHHTTDHTAALVLAELRRLVSHPSPAAHAAKEHPHA, from the coding sequence ATGAATATTCCGCTGGGGGAAGCTGTCCCCGACGTCGGAACGCGGGCCGATCCCGTGGTGGCACCGACGCTGCCGGTCCTGCGGCTGGCGGTCCTGACCGACGCGCCGCGCGTGGCGGGCAGTGAACTGTGGCTGCTGTACGTCCTGCCGCGCCTGCTGCCGGGCGGCGTGCGGCCCACCGTGTTCCTGCGGGTGGGGGAGAGCCTGGACCGGCTGGCCGCGCAGTTCGGGGAGGCCGGGATTCCGGTGCGGCGCTACGCGGACCTGACGGGGCTGCCGGACCTGACCCGCGACTTCGACCTGCGCCTCCTTCAGGCCTGGGACCCCGGCACGTACCTGCGCCTTCTGCCCGGGTTGTCCGCGCCGACGCTGGTCGTGTCGCACGATCAGCTGGACTACCACTACGCGCCGCCCCTGCGCGCGCTGTACCGCGAGACGTACCGCTTGACGAAGGCGATCCCCCTGCGCCGCGCCGGGCACCTGCTGACCGTGTCGCGCTGGGGCGCCGCGTTCCTGCGCGGCCCGATGGGGCTGCGGGACACGACCTTCGTCACGAACGGCGTGGACCCCGGGCAGTTCCGCCCCGCCACCCCCGAGGACCGCGCGGCGCTGCGTGAGTCGCTGGGCTTCACGCGCTTCACGGTCCTGATCCCGGGCCGGTTCACGCCCGAGAAGAACCAGTGGGCGAGCGTGCGGGCGGCCCGGCACGCCCCGGACCTGGACTTCGTGTTCGTCGGGGACATGGACTCCAGCGTGGGCACGCTGGCGCAGGCGTACGCGAAGCGCCTGGGCCTGCGCAACGTCCGGTTCCTGGGCCGCCGCTGGGACATGCCGGAGCTGTACCGCGCGGCGGACGCACTGCTGCAACCCACCCTGGCGGAGAACCAGTCGCTGGTGACCCTGGAGGCGATGTCGTCGGGCCTCCCGGTCGTGACCACGGACATTCCGGCGCAGGCGGAACTCGTGCAGGACGGCGTAACCGGCCTGACCGTGCCCGCGCAGCCGGACGTGCTGGCCCGCGCGCTGCGGGCCCTCGCGGCGCACCCGGAGCGCACAGCTGCCTTCGGGCGGGCTGCGCGGCAGTTCGTCCTCGACCACCACACCACCGACCACACCGCCGCGCTCGTCCTGGCTGAACTGCGGCGCCTCGTCTCCCACCCCTCACCTGCGGCGCACGCCGCGAAGGAGCACCCCCATGCCTGA
- a CDS encoding 3-hydroxyacyl-CoA dehydrogenase NAD-binding domain-containing protein, with translation MSTENIVAQSRQDDVLILTIQNPPVNAFSPGVPEGLKAGLDAAAADDSVRAVVIIGGGRTFVAGADIRTFNLPREQAPDLRGTIEKLDAFPKPTVAAIHGTALGGGLELAMGCTYRVATPDAQLGLPEVKLGVLPGAGGTQRLPRVVGAQKALEMMLGGNPIKATEGKEVGLIDRLIDGDLLSGAVAFAREVADARPLPRISERGVDGAGPEVFAAARQGIKKSHRGQLSPELIIDLAEMAATAPFEEGWTAEATKFMQAKDSPQSRALRHVFFAEREAAKIPGLGKDTPTLEIRRAGIIGAGTMGGGIAMNFLNAGIPVTIVETTQEALDRGLGVIRRNYENTAKKGRMSQDDVETRMNLLTPSLDMGSLADADIIIEAVFENMDVKKDIFTRLDAIAKPGAILATNTSTLDVNEIAAVTSRPESVIGLHFFSPANVMKLLEIVRADKTSDMVLATSMALARRIKKVGVVVGVCDGFVGNRMVHRYGEEARQLVEEGARPEDVDAAMNALGLPMGPFQMSDMAGLDIGHAIRVHRAKVSGEPEPDGWLDRIVKTGRKGQKTGGGIYDYDETRKPRPNADVQALIDTYRTEKGVTPRDISTEELTKRLAYTLVNEGAQILDEGIAARAGDIDVIYLYGYGFPAYRGGPMQYADEMGLGNVVADLERYGQTPAPLLKRLASEGGSFAGLDASRGR, from the coding sequence ATGAGCACCGAGAACATCGTCGCGCAGTCCCGCCAGGACGACGTCCTGATCCTGACCATCCAGAACCCGCCCGTGAACGCCTTCAGCCCCGGCGTGCCCGAGGGCCTCAAGGCCGGACTGGACGCCGCCGCCGCAGATGACAGCGTCCGCGCGGTCGTGATCATCGGGGGCGGGCGCACCTTCGTGGCCGGGGCGGACATCAGGACCTTCAACCTGCCCCGCGAGCAGGCGCCGGACCTGCGCGGCACCATCGAAAAACTGGATGCCTTCCCCAAACCCACCGTCGCCGCCATCCACGGCACCGCCCTGGGCGGCGGGCTGGAACTCGCCATGGGCTGCACGTACCGCGTGGCGACCCCCGACGCGCAGCTGGGCCTGCCCGAGGTGAAACTGGGTGTCCTGCCCGGCGCGGGCGGCACCCAGCGCCTTCCGCGCGTTGTGGGCGCCCAGAAGGCCCTGGAGATGATGCTGGGCGGGAATCCCATCAAGGCCACCGAAGGGAAAGAGGTCGGCCTCATCGACCGCCTGATCGACGGGGACCTCCTGAGCGGCGCGGTCGCCTTCGCCCGCGAGGTCGCCGACGCCCGGCCCCTCCCGCGCATCAGTGAACGCGGCGTGGACGGTGCGGGCCCCGAGGTCTTCGCCGCCGCCCGCCAGGGCATCAAGAAATCCCACCGCGGGCAGCTGTCCCCGGAACTCATCATCGACCTCGCCGAGATGGCCGCCACCGCCCCCTTCGAGGAGGGCTGGACCGCCGAGGCGACGAAGTTCATGCAGGCGAAGGACTCCCCGCAGTCCCGCGCGCTGCGCCACGTGTTCTTCGCCGAGCGCGAGGCCGCGAAGATCCCCGGCCTGGGCAAGGACACCCCCACGCTGGAGATCCGCCGCGCCGGGATCATCGGGGCGGGCACCATGGGCGGCGGCATCGCCATGAACTTCCTGAACGCCGGCATTCCCGTGACCATCGTCGAGACCACCCAGGAGGCGCTGGACCGGGGGCTGGGCGTCATCCGCCGCAACTACGAGAACACCGCGAAGAAGGGCCGCATGAGCCAGGACGACGTTGAGACCCGCATGAACCTGCTGACGCCCAGCCTCGACATGGGCAGCCTCGCGGACGCCGACATCATCATCGAGGCGGTGTTCGAGAACATGGACGTGAAGAAGGACATCTTCACGCGGCTCGACGCGATCGCCAAGCCCGGCGCGATCCTCGCCACGAACACCAGCACCCTGGACGTGAACGAGATCGCCGCCGTCACCAGCCGCCCCGAGAGCGTCATCGGCCTGCACTTCTTCAGCCCCGCCAACGTCATGAAACTGCTGGAGATCGTCCGCGCCGACAAGACCAGCGACATGGTCCTGGCGACCAGCATGGCCCTGGCCCGCAGGATCAAGAAAGTCGGCGTGGTCGTGGGTGTGTGCGACGGGTTCGTCGGGAACCGCATGGTGCACCGCTACGGCGAGGAAGCCCGCCAGCTCGTCGAGGAGGGTGCCCGCCCCGAGGACGTGGACGCCGCCATGAACGCCCTGGGGCTCCCCATGGGCCCCTTCCAGATGAGCGACATGGCCGGACTCGACATCGGCCACGCCATCCGCGTGCACCGCGCCAAGGTCAGCGGCGAACCCGAACCGGACGGCTGGCTCGACCGGATCGTGAAGACCGGCCGCAAGGGTCAGAAGACGGGCGGCGGCATCTACGACTACGACGAGACCCGCAAGCCCCGCCCGAACGCGGACGTGCAGGCCCTGATCGACACGTACCGCACCGAGAAGGGCGTCACGCCCCGCGACATCAGCACCGAGGAACTCACCAAACGCCTCGCGTACACCCTGGTGAACGAGGGCGCGCAGATCCTCGACGAGGGCATCGCCGCGCGGGCCGGGGACATCGACGTGATCTACCTGTACGGCTACGGCTTCCCCGCCTACCGCGGCGGCCCCATGCAGTACGCCGACGAGATGGGCCTGGGGAACGTCGTGGCGGACCTGGAACGCTACGGGCAGACCCCCGCGCCCCTGCTGAAACGCCTGGCCAGCGAGGGCGGCAGCTTCGCGGGCCTCGACGCCAGCCGCGGGCGCTGA
- a CDS encoding tryptophan-rich sensory protein, with amino-acid sequence MTGLPRQITLLLATILTLVMNYLSNALPLFGNSNKEVSDALPNAFTPAGLTFAVWGPIFLGLLVFAVYQALPAQRGPRYDRLFWPFLLGNLLNVSWLLAFQSLNFGPSVLIMLALLASLIWLYLTVRGLPPQGAERWTLALPTSLYLGWISVATIANITAYLVSAGVTTGALGLSAPVWSAVLVVIAAAIGVFFVARFHDYAFAGVLLWAFYGVYVARPDAATVVTGVAIAAALVVLGALLSLRTRRTAL; translated from the coding sequence ATGACCGGACTCCCCAGGCAGATCACGCTGCTGCTCGCCACGATCCTCACGCTCGTGATGAACTACCTCAGCAACGCCCTCCCGCTCTTCGGCAACTCCAACAAGGAGGTCAGCGACGCCCTCCCGAACGCCTTCACGCCCGCCGGACTCACCTTCGCCGTGTGGGGCCCCATCTTCCTGGGCCTGCTGGTCTTCGCCGTGTACCAGGCGCTGCCCGCCCAGCGCGGCCCCCGGTACGACCGGCTGTTCTGGCCGTTCCTGCTGGGCAACCTGCTGAACGTCTCGTGGCTGCTGGCCTTCCAGAGCCTCAACTTCGGGCCCAGCGTGCTCATCATGCTGGCCCTGCTCGCCAGCCTGATCTGGCTGTACCTCACCGTTCGCGGCCTGCCGCCCCAGGGCGCGGAACGCTGGACGCTCGCGCTGCCCACCTCGCTGTACCTGGGCTGGATCAGCGTCGCCACGATCGCCAACATCACCGCGTACCTCGTCAGTGCCGGCGTGACGACCGGCGCGCTGGGCCTCAGCGCCCCCGTCTGGTCCGCCGTGCTCGTCGTGATCGCCGCCGCCATCGGCGTGTTCTTCGTGGCCCGCTTCCACGACTACGCCTTCGCCGGGGTGCTCCTGTGGGCCTTCTACGGCGTGTACGTCGCCCGCCCGGACGCCGCGACCGTCGTGACCGGCGTCGCCATCGCCGCCGCGCTGGTCGTGCTGGGCGCCCTGCTCAGCCTGCGCACCCGCCGCACCGCCCTGTAA
- a CDS encoding GMC family oxidoreductase — translation MTSRDAGQGRVDFIVVGAGSGGCVAARRLLDAGARVLLLEAGGPDSHPLIRAPGAFNKLFRTAVDWNLTTVPQPRAAGRSFYWPRGKVLGGSSAINATIWIRGSRRDYDSWGDGWTWEDVLPEFRALESYRGPASETRGMDGPMPAGARGASHELSHAFVKAAAVGLGLPVVESFNDGVLDGAGLLESNHQGGERFSAFRAFLRPVLDHPNLTVLTGAHVLELLWEGQRAAGVRLRWRGRTLDAPSGGVILTAGAVQTPQLLMLSGIGPRAELERHGIPVRVALEGVGGGLQDHLAVPVISRSRITSLDRVPQGEALARYLWNRSGPLSSNVAEASAFTHARAGLGAQDDPDIQFHFGPAYFRDHGFRTEPGNHFTVGPVLVDVHSRGRLTLASPDPLAAPVIDPGYLTDDRDAQSLVAGVRQAREIASTPPLTELRGAEVLPGEGHRSDAALRQHVARECATLYHPVGTAALGDGEDAVVSRELAVRDVRGLWVGDASVMPRIIHANTNATSMMIGARAATFALRTAGMS, via the coding sequence ATGACAAGCCGGGACGCAGGGCAGGGGCGCGTGGATTTCATCGTGGTGGGGGCCGGGTCGGGCGGCTGCGTGGCGGCGCGGCGGCTGCTGGACGCGGGCGCGCGGGTGCTGCTGCTGGAGGCGGGTGGGCCGGACTCGCACCCGCTGATCCGCGCGCCGGGCGCGTTCAACAAGCTGTTCCGCACGGCGGTGGACTGGAACCTGACGACGGTGCCGCAGCCGCGCGCGGCGGGGCGGTCCTTCTACTGGCCGCGCGGGAAGGTGCTGGGCGGCAGCAGCGCGATCAATGCGACCATCTGGATTCGTGGATCACGGCGGGATTACGACAGCTGGGGCGACGGCTGGACCTGGGAGGACGTGCTCCCGGAGTTCCGCGCGCTGGAGTCGTACCGGGGCCCGGCGTCCGAGACGCGCGGCATGGACGGCCCGATGCCCGCCGGGGCGCGCGGCGCGTCGCACGAGCTGAGTCACGCGTTCGTGAAGGCGGCGGCGGTGGGGCTGGGTCTGCCGGTCGTCGAGTCCTTCAATGACGGCGTGCTGGACGGCGCGGGCCTGCTGGAGAGCAACCATCAGGGGGGCGAGCGGTTCAGTGCGTTCCGGGCGTTCCTGAGACCGGTGCTGGACCACCCGAACCTCACGGTCCTGACGGGCGCGCACGTGCTGGAACTACTGTGGGAGGGCCAGCGCGCGGCGGGCGTGCGGCTGCGCTGGCGGGGCCGGACGCTGGACGCCCCGTCGGGCGGGGTGATCCTCACGGCGGGCGCGGTGCAGACGCCGCAGCTGCTCATGCTGTCGGGGATCGGGCCGCGCGCGGAACTGGAGCGGCACGGCATCCCGGTACGCGTGGCGCTGGAGGGCGTGGGTGGGGGGCTACAGGATCACCTCGCGGTGCCGGTGATCAGCCGCTCGCGGATCACCAGTCTGGACCGGGTGCCGCAGGGCGAGGCGCTGGCGCGGTACCTGTGGAACCGCAGCGGCCCGCTGAGCAGCAACGTCGCGGAGGCCAGTGCGTTCACGCACGCCCGCGCGGGCCTGGGCGCGCAGGACGACCCGGACATCCAGTTTCATTTCGGCCCGGCGTACTTCCGGGATCATGGGTTCCGCACCGAGCCGGGGAACCACTTCACGGTGGGCCCGGTGCTCGTGGATGTGCACAGCCGGGGCCGCCTGACGCTGGCGTCGCCTGACCCACTGGCTGCGCCAGTCATCGACCCAGGGTACCTGACGGACGACCGGGACGCGCAGAGTCTCGTGGCGGGCGTGCGGCAGGCGCGCGAGATCGCCTCCACCCCTCCCCTGACTGAACTACGCGGCGCGGAGGTCCTGCCGGGCGAGGGGCACCGCAGTGACGCGGCGCTGCGCCAGCATGTGGCGCGCGAGTGCGCGACCCTGTACCACCCGGTCGGCACGGCAGCGCTGGGCGACGGGGAGGACGCCGTGGTGAGCCGCGAACTGGCGGTGCGGGACGTGCGGGGCCTGTGGGTGGGGGACGCGAGCGTCATGCCGCGCATCATCCACGCGAACACGAACGCGACGAGCATGATGATCGGCGCGCGGGCCGCGACCTTCGCGCTGAGGACTGCCGGGATGAGCTGA
- a CDS encoding glycosyltransferase family 2 protein, whose product MNFLAFLDILGLVLFALYVVQQTASALMRPRRIPHSHSGVHVTFLIPALNEAQVIEATLQNVRNVAPDTRVIVIDDASDDGTDRIVQAFAQRDPGVRLLRREFPEARQNKGRAMNWAVTRLLAEPEMHGQDLTQHVFVGLDADGRLGGDFVPQVRGAFQDPHVLAAQGWMRYRQTTSELPGLQGALARVLLIQQDLENFILGHYQRVRHWAGTASLTGNGQCMRASYVAGQLARGVEPWPDVLLEDFGSALEIRLHDPRARIALLTAHVGQQGMISPVPFMRQRARWIQGTMQCLRYLGRLWGARAHPVTLADFTYLILGPWLNTLMIISLLSQPLRRAFGWHGFTSPAWVATVFTLLPLAFQLNWALRYRAERRLPLWVVGYIMLTLPVFSAITLWSLPLALFNHFTGRRGWYKSVRHDEPTDGTLTASGTAG is encoded by the coding sequence ATGAACTTCCTCGCCTTCCTTGACATTCTCGGCCTCGTCCTGTTCGCGTTGTACGTGGTGCAGCAGACCGCCAGCGCCCTGATGCGCCCCCGGCGCATCCCACACAGCCACAGCGGCGTGCACGTCACGTTCCTGATTCCCGCGCTGAACGAGGCGCAGGTCATCGAGGCGACCCTCCAGAACGTCCGCAACGTCGCCCCCGACACCCGCGTGATCGTCATCGACGACGCCAGCGACGACGGCACTGACCGTATCGTCCAGGCGTTCGCGCAGCGCGACCCCGGCGTGCGCCTCCTGCGCCGCGAGTTCCCCGAAGCGCGGCAGAACAAGGGCCGGGCCATGAACTGGGCCGTCACGCGCCTCCTGGCCGAACCGGAGATGCACGGCCAGGACCTCACGCAACACGTCTTCGTGGGCCTGGACGCCGACGGCCGCCTCGGGGGCGACTTCGTCCCACAGGTGCGCGGCGCATTCCAGGACCCGCACGTCCTGGCCGCGCAGGGCTGGATGCGCTACCGCCAGACGACCAGTGAACTCCCGGGCCTGCAGGGCGCCCTGGCGCGTGTGCTGCTCATCCAGCAGGACCTCGAGAACTTCATCCTGGGTCACTACCAGCGCGTGCGGCACTGGGCGGGCACCGCGTCCCTGACCGGCAACGGCCAGTGCATGCGCGCCAGTTACGTCGCCGGGCAGCTCGCGCGCGGCGTGGAGCCCTGGCCGGACGTGCTGCTCGAGGACTTCGGCAGCGCCCTGGAAATCCGCCTGCACGACCCCAGGGCCCGCATCGCGCTCCTGACCGCGCACGTCGGGCAGCAGGGCATGATCAGCCCCGTGCCGTTCATGCGCCAGCGCGCCCGCTGGATCCAGGGCACCATGCAGTGCCTGCGGTACCTGGGCCGCCTGTGGGGCGCCCGCGCCCACCCGGTCACCCTGGCGGACTTCACGTACCTGATCCTCGGGCCGTGGCTGAACACCCTGATGATCATCAGCCTGCTGTCCCAGCCGCTACGCCGCGCATTCGGCTGGCACGGCTTCACGTCCCCCGCGTGGGTGGCGACCGTGTTCACGCTGCTGCCCCTGGCGTTCCAGCTGAACTGGGCGCTGCGCTACCGCGCCGAACGCCGACTGCCGCTCTGGGTGGTCGGGTACATCATGCTGACCCTGCCGGTATTCAGCGCGATCACGCTGTGGTCGCTGCCGCTGGCGCTGTTCAACCACTTCACCGGGCGGCGCGGCTGGTACAAGAGCGTCCGGCACGACGAACCCACCGACGGCACCCTGACCGCCTCCGGCACCGCCGGCTGA
- a CDS encoding acetyl-CoA C-acyltransferase, with protein sequence MPEAVIVSTARTPIGKAYRGFLNDTHGSDLGAHAVTHAIARAGVDPAEIEDVIMGAGNPEGATGSNIARQIALRAGLPVSVAGQTVNRFCSSGLQTIATAANSVMAGQGDVYVAGGLESITLTQNEHANKYRLRGEWLQSNKPAIYMPMLETAEIVARRYGITREQQDEYAYHSQMRTARAQQAGLFEHEIVPMTAAMKVQDKATGEISDQTVTRTLDEGNRADTTLEGLGKLRPVFEGGVITAGNASQLSDGAAAVVVMNADVARERGLAPLGLFKGFAIAGCEPDEMGIGPVFAVPKLLKRHGLSVDDIDLWELNEAFAVQALYCRDHLGIDPEKYNVNGGSISIGHPYGMSGARLTGHALLEGKRRGAKHVVVTMCIGGGMGAAGLFEVL encoded by the coding sequence ATGCCTGAAGCTGTCATCGTCTCCACCGCCCGCACCCCCATCGGCAAGGCCTACCGCGGCTTCCTGAACGACACGCACGGCAGCGACCTGGGCGCGCACGCCGTCACGCACGCCATCGCCCGCGCGGGCGTGGACCCCGCCGAGATCGAGGACGTCATCATGGGCGCCGGGAACCCCGAGGGCGCCACCGGCAGCAACATCGCCCGGCAGATCGCGCTGCGCGCCGGACTGCCCGTCAGCGTGGCGGGGCAGACCGTGAACCGCTTCTGCTCCAGCGGCCTGCAGACCATCGCCACCGCCGCGAACAGCGTCATGGCCGGACAGGGCGACGTGTACGTCGCGGGCGGCCTGGAGAGCATCACCCTGACTCAGAACGAACACGCGAACAAGTACCGCCTGCGCGGCGAGTGGCTGCAATCGAACAAGCCCGCCATCTACATGCCCATGCTGGAAACCGCCGAGATCGTCGCCAGGCGCTACGGCATCACGCGCGAGCAGCAGGACGAGTACGCGTACCACTCGCAGATGCGCACCGCCCGCGCCCAGCAGGCCGGGCTGTTCGAGCACGAGATCGTCCCCATGACCGCTGCGATGAAGGTGCAGGACAAGGCCACCGGCGAGATCAGCGACCAGACCGTCACCCGCACCCTGGACGAGGGCAACCGCGCCGACACCACCCTGGAGGGCCTGGGCAAACTCAGGCCCGTGTTCGAGGGCGGCGTGATCACCGCCGGGAACGCCAGCCAGCTCAGCGACGGCGCGGCCGCCGTGGTCGTCATGAACGCCGACGTGGCCCGTGAACGCGGCCTGGCCCCGCTGGGCCTGTTCAAGGGCTTCGCCATCGCCGGGTGCGAACCCGACGAGATGGGCATCGGCCCCGTGTTCGCCGTGCCGAAACTCCTCAAGCGCCACGGCCTCAGCGTGGACGACATCGACCTGTGGGAACTGAACGAGGCGTTCGCCGTGCAGGCCCTGTACTGCCGCGACCACCTCGGCATCGACCCCGAGAAGTACAACGTGAACGGCGGCTCCATCAGCATCGGGCACCCCTACGGCATGAGCGGCGCACGCCTGACCGGGCACGCCCTGCTGGAAGGCAAACGCCGCGGCGCCAAGCACGTCGTCGTGACCATGTGCATCGGCGGCGGCATGGGCGCGGCGGGCCTGTTCGAAGTGCTCTGA